The Gossypium hirsutum isolate 1008001.06 chromosome D03, Gossypium_hirsutum_v2.1, whole genome shotgun sequence genomic interval actGAGCTTCTATAACACAAGAAAATCAAGGGAGGAAATTGATCAACTGAAGCCAGGAAGAGATCGTCCTTACCTCAAGTGAAAGATTACAAGATGATGTAGCATCAGTAATCCTTTTGTAAGAGTAAACATAAGCACCATACATAAGAAGAAATGACATGATGAGCAATCCAGCAACAAGACAATCGATGCACTTTTTAAGCAACTCAGCCTGTCCTGTGTCTTTTAGTTCGTTCTTGAACTTTTCAGCTTTGAAGGATGCCTTTGATATGCCCATTGCCAATTTTGATCTCTCTAGATGGTTTGAATCAAAGTTTAAAGCTAGCTGTTCCTCTTTCAACTTCAACTTTCTCATAGTAAGACTAAGCTCTAATGTCTTGAGATCATTAGAACGAACTTGCTCTATAACAGATTTCTCGATTGTGCTGCGCACTGACTGGTCGGCAACGGAACCTGTTCTTGGATTGAAGCAAGCCAGTTGATTAACTTGTCCATGAATGACAAGTTCCCGATTCAGGGACCCAGTTTGGATATTCTCCTGTACCTCTTCATGGATATTCAATTGATTCTGAGTTGAAACAGAAGGCCGATCAACATCTGAGTAAGAATCCTTTATGTCAAATGAGTTTCTGCTTCTAGTTTCATCTGAAGAACTTTCCACATTATTGGGGTTTGATGGATGCTTTTCCTTGTGCTTCGATGAGTCATTAATCAATCTAAGAGTCCTCAAGGTGCTTCCAAATGATTTCTCAAAATTCCTCGCAAAACAATCAAACTTGTCTCCAAAAACCTGTAACCAAGTAAACCATAGAAGAAAAAGGCATGTTCTCTATAAGCATCATTGGTGGTGTGATTCCCATAAAAAGGCACGAGGAAACTTAACTTGTAAAATCAGAGTCAGTCTATGAGTCAGCAGTTTAAATCCGGCTTACATTGGCTAAAGATTCTCTGACAGCTGAAGTGCAGATCTGCAAGCATGAAGATTGACCAACTTTTTTAGCAAGCAAGAAACTTTTAACTTCAGTAAAGTAAACCAGCCATCATGAGCATCATGTTAGAGAATTCAGACCATACCAGTGAGAGATAATCAGGAGGCAGCCTTTCATTTGCAACATCTATCTTTTCCAGAACCTATATTTACAAGGATTGATGTCAGCCATAATCAAGCAAAACTAGTGTGAGATCTTTACAAACTGAAGAAAAATGCAAGAATTGCCTTTTAAAAAATGTAGCTTTCTTAAAAAGAATTGGCCATAATTGATGAAGACCAAAACAGAGAAGGGATTTAAACCACCTTGACCCCTCCACTGCATGATAACAAACCAACTAGGCAAGGCAAAGGTTGCTTATTTTAAAGCTATAATCAAAACAGAGAAAATGCGCGCTGCCTTAGCTTTTACCAATAGCCTAGATATAGCTCTATATTGCAACTCAAGCTTCAATGTGCCAGGCAAAAATGAGATACATCAGCCTAGCACTCCCTTTTGCCTGAGGCAATTGCAAACATTAGTGATGCAGTACCTCAGCCATCTATAAAGACTATATCATAAGATATCTTCAAATGGCCAAAACTAagcataatcaaaataataaatgtggCATAAACTGTTACAAATTTAAACGTATACGAATCCAAATTCACAACAAACTTAAATATTAGGGGGCAGAGACAATCacaatgtaaaaaaattaaaaccatttttccaaattgttatataaaaaacgagaatttaactttaaaaaatcccCCCCAATAAAAAACCTACGTTTCCACTTCCACCAGAATTCTAAAAATGTCCAGAAAATTCAACTGAATTATCAACAATTCTATCAAATGAGAACCTATACAATACAATTTCCTGACTAGCATTAGggctaaaatatttaaaagaaagaaaagaatgaaactTGATCGAACCTGAGCAACAACGGCCGCGAAGGACATTCCTAGAGGCAGCGCAATGGAGTCAACGTCACGAACGTCGGCTCGCCGAACTGGACCGAACCGAACCCTAAGATTCCGGCGTTTAGACGACAAACGCATTCCTTTCTGAACAGAAGAGGAATAAGCAGAGCAAGAAGAAGATGAGGGTGCATCTCTGTCAACAGTTTTCCTCCTCTTCTTTCTGATGAGGGGCTTCGAAGATGGAATATGATTATCGAGTGTTGGATTCGAATCATGTTTGTACGGAATAATGGACGCGCACGCAGAGGATCCGTTAGGTTGCAGAGAAAGAGGGGAAGAAGAAGGCGGCATAGCGTCCATTGGGGGAAAACGTACGGAATTTCCAGAAACAGTGCCCTGGGCATAATCAAAAAGGTAGATGTGAGAAACGGCGTTTGAAACGACGCCGTGGGAACATTTGAATTTTCGTCTAACCGTGTTATAGAAGCTGTTTTAACAAATCCATCCAATATTTTTGCTGTCATTCAATTTAAAAGCTAGGATCGGTTCGGTGCCTTGCCTCTTCaattacttaaattattattatttatttcgtaATTAGCTTTTTTGGACTTCAACATTCACCatttttttaatccaattttttacgaaaattttgaTATTCTATCTCAACTTTAGTATAAATCTTTCAATTACTAAATTTCTTCGTAAATATGAAAATGTAAGTTGATAAGTTTAACTTAAGATCTGACATCTATGAATCTCAACTTTTATTAATATCAATGAGTtgaggtgggtttggatgggcgattgggtgtggtgcggtgcgtttagttt includes:
- the LOC107950378 gene encoding protein CPR-5; translation: MDAMPPSSSPLSLQPNGSSACASIIPYKHDSNPTLDNHIPSSKPLIRKKRRKTVDRDAPSSSSCSAYSSSVQKGMRLSSKRRNLRVRFGPVRRADVRDVDSIALPLGMSFAAVVAQVLEKIDVANERLPPDYLSLICTSAVRESLANVFGDKFDCFARNFEKSFGSTLRTLRLINDSSKHKEKHPSNPNNVESSSDETRSRNSFDIKDSYSDVDRPSVSTQNQLNIHEEVQENIQTGSLNRELVIHGQVNQLACFNPRTGSVADQSVRSTIEKSVIEQVRSNDLKTLELSLTMRKLKLKEEQLALNFDSNHLERSKLAMGISKASFKAEKFKNELKDTGQAELLKKCIDCLVAGLLIMSFLLMYGAYVYSYKRITDATSSCNLSLEDSKSWWIPKQVSSLNIGFHTLKCQVQVVSRMMFGVMLILAVAYLLIQRSGTSNQTMPVTFLLLLLGIVCGLAGKFCVDTLGGNGYYWVFYWEILCFLHFLANVFTSMLFIILHGPVNISQRTSSTLLPYWIRRSLFYSIMLFILPLLCGLMPFAGLFEWKDHFLQLVLDNGEEI